One genomic segment of Ctenopharyngodon idella isolate HZGC_01 chromosome 7, HZGC01, whole genome shotgun sequence includes these proteins:
- the LOC127516175 gene encoding fucolectin-like → MFSATPCNLAAGRSVTQSSTFNSWIAEQAIDFSPGFTQPGSACSSTNSQTNPWWRLDLHHIYRVNRVVITNRLDCCPERINGAEIRIGNSLENNGNNNTICTVISSIPAGVSSTYVCNDMEGRYVNLIIPGDSRFLTLCEVEVYGEGPCLKQMFVKMKLNSSSSLSEATARARLLTQLESALAGRGISNVTLRWSQLPKQEVMRKEAAPAQCAHRKK, encoded by the exons ATGTTTTCAGCAACCCCAT GtaatttggcagcaggaagAAGCGTCACACAGTCATCAACATTTAACAGCTGGATCGCTGAACAGGCCATTGATTTCAGTCCAGGTTTCACACAACCGGGGTCTGCGTGCTCATCAACCAATAGTCAGACTAACCCGTGGTGGAGGCTGGATCTGCATCATATTTACCGAGTTAATAGAGTGGTCATCACAAACAGACTAGACTGCTGTCCGGAACGAATAAATGGAGCGGAGATTCGCATTGGAAACTCTTTGGAGAACAACGGCAACAACAATACCAT ATGTACTGTGATTTCTAGTATTCCAGCTGGTGTTTCGTCCACCTACGTTTGTAACGATATGGAGGGTCGATATGTGAATCTGATCATTCCTGGAGATTCAAGGTTTCTCACTCTGTGTGAGGTGGAGGTCTATGGAGAAG GTCCTTGTTTAAAGCAAATGTTTGTGAAGATGAAACTGAATTCCAGCTCGAGTCTGTCTGAAGCCACAGCGAGAGCCCGGCTCCTGACacag ctggaatcTGCTCTGGCGGGAAGAGGGATATCTAACGTGACGCTGCGCTGGTCTCAACTGcccaaacaggaagtgatgcgGAAGGAAGCTGCACCTG CTCAATGTGCTCACAGAAAGAAGTGA